From one Tsukamurella tyrosinosolvens genomic stretch:
- the alaS gene encoding alanine--tRNA ligase — protein MQTHEIRKRFTDHFVKAGHTQVPSASLVLNDPNQLFVIAGMVPFVPFFLGQQTPPYDRATSIQKCVRTLDIEEVGITTRHNTFFQMAGNFSFGDYFKREAIRFAWSLLTNPVDEGGFGMDPERLWSTVYLDDDEARDLWLEVGQVPERIQRRGMKDNYWSMGIPGPAGPCSEIFYDRGPEYGVEGGPEADEDRYIEIWNLVFMQNERGQGGGKENFEILGELPKKNIDTGMGVERVAFLLQGVDNVYDTDLLRPVIDRAQALTGQRYNAGDAEHDRLFRVIADHTRTAVMLIQDGVNPGNDGRGYVLRRLLRRVVRSARLLGATGETMGDFVDTVLSTMSPSYPELADDAQRIRTVATGEEQAFLKTLEQGTTLFGNAVDSTKSSGKTVLSGDDAFTLHDTYGFPIDLTLEMASEAGLQVDEDGFRALMAEQRQRAKDDANSRKSALADLSVFREFLDRGPTEFTGFDELVSDAQVLGLVKDGVRVPVAHQGDDVEIVLDRSPLYAEAGGQLADIGTITTAAGAQIVVTDVQRVAKTLWRHQGTVASGEVSEGDTVTVAVDGGHRHGSTQGHSGTHLVHAALRQVLGPNAVQAGSLNKPGYLRFDFRWSGGLTDDQRTDIERVTNEAVQADYAVNTEVTDLETAKQRGAMALFGENYGDRVRVVEIGGPFSMELCGGTHVASSGLVGPVTVLGESSVGSGVRRVEAYVGLDSQKYLAKEHALVSALSSSLKVPSDEVPARVESLVSRLKDAEKELEKLRAQAALSALAELASSPERVGAVRLVAAKAPQGVTAGELRGLVTQLKGRLGAEPAVIALFAVDGDKVPFVVAANDAAQDLGVKAGDVVKAAAPSVGGRGGGKADMAQGAGSDASGVDGALSAVRAEVARTVGA, from the coding sequence GTGCAGACCCATGAGATTCGGAAGCGGTTCACGGACCACTTCGTCAAGGCCGGACACACCCAGGTGCCGAGTGCGTCGCTGGTCCTGAACGATCCGAATCAGCTGTTCGTCATCGCGGGCATGGTGCCCTTCGTGCCGTTCTTCCTGGGCCAGCAGACCCCGCCGTACGACCGCGCCACGTCGATCCAGAAGTGCGTCCGCACCCTGGACATCGAAGAGGTCGGCATCACCACCCGGCACAACACCTTCTTCCAGATGGCCGGCAACTTCAGCTTCGGCGACTACTTCAAGCGCGAGGCGATCCGGTTCGCCTGGTCGCTGCTGACCAACCCGGTCGATGAGGGCGGCTTCGGGATGGATCCCGAGCGCCTGTGGTCGACGGTCTACCTCGACGACGACGAGGCCCGCGACCTGTGGCTCGAGGTGGGCCAGGTGCCCGAGCGCATCCAGCGCCGCGGCATGAAGGACAACTACTGGTCGATGGGCATCCCCGGCCCCGCCGGCCCGTGCTCGGAGATCTTCTACGACCGCGGCCCCGAGTACGGGGTCGAGGGCGGCCCCGAGGCCGACGAGGACCGCTACATCGAGATCTGGAACCTCGTCTTCATGCAGAACGAGCGCGGCCAGGGCGGCGGCAAGGAGAACTTCGAGATCCTCGGCGAGCTGCCGAAGAAGAACATCGACACCGGCATGGGCGTCGAGCGCGTCGCCTTCCTCCTGCAGGGCGTCGACAACGTCTACGACACGGACCTGTTGCGCCCCGTCATCGACCGCGCGCAGGCGCTCACCGGCCAGCGGTACAACGCCGGCGACGCCGAGCACGACCGGCTCTTCCGCGTGATCGCCGACCACACCCGTACCGCCGTCATGCTCATCCAGGACGGCGTGAACCCCGGCAACGACGGCCGCGGCTACGTGCTGCGCCGCCTGCTGCGCCGCGTCGTCCGCTCGGCCCGCCTCCTCGGCGCCACGGGCGAGACCATGGGCGACTTCGTCGACACCGTCCTGTCGACGATGTCGCCGTCGTACCCCGAGCTCGCCGACGACGCGCAGCGCATCCGCACCGTCGCCACCGGCGAGGAGCAGGCCTTCCTCAAGACCCTCGAGCAGGGCACCACGCTGTTCGGCAACGCCGTCGACTCCACCAAGTCGTCCGGCAAGACGGTGCTCTCGGGCGACGACGCCTTCACGCTGCACGACACCTACGGCTTCCCGATCGACCTCACGCTGGAGATGGCCTCGGAGGCCGGCCTGCAGGTCGACGAGGACGGCTTCCGCGCCCTCATGGCCGAGCAGCGCCAGCGGGCCAAGGACGATGCGAACTCCCGCAAGTCGGCGCTCGCCGACCTCTCGGTCTTCCGTGAGTTCCTCGACCGCGGTCCCACCGAGTTCACCGGCTTCGACGAGCTGGTCTCCGACGCCCAGGTCCTCGGCCTCGTCAAGGACGGCGTCCGGGTTCCCGTCGCGCACCAGGGCGACGACGTCGAGATCGTCCTCGACCGCAGCCCCCTCTACGCCGAGGCCGGCGGCCAGCTCGCCGACATCGGCACCATCACCACCGCCGCCGGCGCACAGATCGTCGTGACCGACGTGCAGCGCGTCGCCAAGACCCTGTGGCGTCACCAGGGCACCGTCGCCTCCGGCGAGGTCTCCGAGGGCGACACCGTCACCGTCGCGGTCGACGGCGGCCACCGCCACGGCAGCACCCAGGGCCACTCCGGCACCCACCTCGTGCACGCCGCGCTGCGCCAGGTCCTCGGCCCCAACGCCGTGCAGGCCGGCTCGCTCAACAAGCCCGGCTACCTGCGCTTCGACTTCCGCTGGTCCGGCGGCCTCACCGACGACCAGCGCACCGACATCGAGCGCGTCACCAACGAGGCCGTGCAGGCCGACTACGCCGTGAACACGGAGGTCACCGACCTGGAGACCGCCAAGCAGCGCGGCGCGATGGCGCTGTTCGGCGAGAACTACGGCGACCGGGTCCGCGTCGTCGAGATCGGCGGTCCGTTCTCGATGGAGCTGTGCGGCGGCACGCACGTCGCCAGCTCGGGCCTCGTCGGCCCCGTCACCGTGCTCGGCGAGAGCTCCGTCGGCTCGGGCGTGCGCCGCGTCGAGGCCTACGTGGGCCTCGACTCGCAGAAGTACCTCGCCAAGGAGCACGCGCTCGTCTCCGCGCTGTCGAGTTCGCTCAAGGTGCCCTCCGATGAGGTACCGGCCCGCGTCGAGTCGCTGGTCAGCCGCCTCAAGGACGCCGAGAAGGAGCTCGAGAAGCTGCGCGCGCAGGCCGCGTTGTCGGCGCTGGCCGAGCTCGCCTCGTCGCCCGAGCGCGTCGGCGCCGTCCGGCTCGTGGCCGCGAAGGCGCCCCAGGGCGTCACCGCGGGCGAGCTCCGCGGCCTGGTCACCCAGCTCAAGGGCCGCCTCGGCGCCGAGCCCGCCGTCATCGCCCTGTTCGCGGTCGACGGCGACAAGGTGCCGTTCGTGGTGGCCGCCAACGACGCAGCGCAGGACCTGGGTGTCAAGGCGGGCGACGTGGTCAAGGCCGCGGCCCCCTCGGTGGGCGGCCGCGGCGGCGGCAAGGCCGACATGGCGCAGGGCGCCGGATCGGACGCCTCCGGGGTCGACGGTGCGCTCTCCGCGGTCCGGGCCGAGGTCGCGCGGACGGTGGGCGCCTGA
- a CDS encoding DUF389 domain-containing protein, which translates to MRHIRVISPPDRTDAVLALLRSRPGVTHITLALGASLVPAGDVLSAEVTREAAHRVLQGLEELGIPADGAVTVSTLDTVLSDAADAAEKAVPGDPSDAVVWEELTARTREESTLNSTFLAFLVLAVLLAAVGVVTNSPVTVVGAMVVGPEFGPLAAIAVALATRRLHFAVRPVIALSVGFPVAMLCTWLGAEAALAADLFTVDVLDSAGQVDFIYRVGPFSLIVALLAGAAGMISMVTAKSAALVGVFISVTTVPAAGYAVVAATVGEWQRALESTGQLAINLVGIVVAGVLVLVLRPAAWRDMREQVGL; encoded by the coding sequence CACCGACGCGGTGCTCGCGCTGCTGCGGTCGCGGCCGGGGGTCACCCACATCACGTTGGCGCTCGGTGCGTCGCTCGTCCCCGCGGGCGACGTGCTCAGCGCGGAGGTCACCCGGGAGGCCGCGCACCGCGTGCTGCAGGGCCTCGAGGAGCTCGGCATCCCCGCCGACGGCGCCGTCACCGTCTCGACGTTGGACACGGTCCTCTCCGATGCCGCGGATGCGGCGGAGAAGGCCGTGCCCGGCGACCCGTCGGACGCCGTGGTCTGGGAGGAACTGACCGCCCGGACCCGCGAGGAGTCGACGCTCAACTCGACCTTCCTCGCCTTCCTGGTGCTGGCGGTGCTGCTGGCCGCGGTCGGCGTGGTGACGAACTCGCCGGTCACGGTGGTCGGCGCGATGGTCGTGGGGCCCGAGTTCGGGCCGCTCGCAGCGATCGCGGTGGCGCTCGCCACCCGTCGTCTGCACTTCGCGGTGCGCCCGGTGATCGCGCTGTCCGTCGGCTTCCCCGTGGCGATGTTGTGCACCTGGCTGGGCGCCGAGGCGGCGCTCGCCGCCGACCTGTTCACCGTCGACGTCCTCGACTCCGCGGGCCAGGTCGACTTCATCTACCGCGTCGGGCCGTTCTCGCTCATCGTCGCGCTCCTCGCGGGCGCCGCGGGCATGATCTCGATGGTGACCGCGAAGTCGGCCGCCCTGGTGGGCGTCTTCATCTCGGTCACGACGGTGCCCGCGGCGGGATACGCCGTCGTGGCCGCGACGGTCGGGGAGTGGCAGCGCGCGCTCGAATCGACGGGGCAGCTCGCGATCAACCTCGTCGGCATCGTCGTCGCGGGGGTCCTGGTGCTGGTGCTGCGGCCCGCGGCGTGGCGCGACATGCGGGAGCAGGTGGGCCTGTGA
- the ruvX gene encoding Holliday junction resolvase RuvX, whose translation MSAAEPAWERGRRLALDVGKARIGVAVCDPDGILATPVETVRAAKDGSDLRRIAQLVTDYEPVEIVIGMPRTLRGERGSSAKMAEVFARRLAEVLGAANATPPRVCFFDERFTTVTAQRALRENGVRAKEQRAVIDQAAAVAILQGWLDERRPVSGPEEVDE comes from the coding sequence GTGAGCGCCGCGGAACCCGCCTGGGAGCGGGGCCGGCGGCTGGCCCTCGATGTGGGCAAGGCCCGCATCGGGGTGGCCGTCTGCGATCCCGACGGGATCCTCGCGACGCCGGTGGAGACGGTCCGCGCGGCCAAGGACGGATCGGACCTGCGCCGGATCGCGCAGCTCGTGACCGACTACGAGCCGGTGGAGATCGTGATCGGGATGCCGCGCACCCTCCGCGGGGAGCGCGGTTCCTCGGCGAAGATGGCGGAGGTGTTCGCACGGCGGCTCGCCGAGGTTCTCGGTGCCGCGAACGCAACGCCGCCGCGGGTATGTTTTTTCGATGAGCGCTTCACCACCGTCACGGCGCAGCGGGCGCTGCGCGAGAACGGGGTGCGGGCGAAGGAGCAGCGAGCGGTGATCGATCAGGCCGCCGCGGTGGCCATCCTGCAGGGATGGCTCGACGAGCGGAGGCCGGTGTCCGGTCCCGAGGAGGTCGACGAGTGA
- a CDS encoding transglutaminase family protein, whose product MGLSFSRRTEDSRTRRYRVVHETTYSYDAEVTSSFGRCYLSPRELSDQRVDEHAITVGPEPSDRSEGVDAYGNTDTYFHVTTPHTRLLVRGESVVEVDPLDRAITDEGPALAPWELARPVGEAGALAAQYRLDQRPAEIDDAVRAYADAIFTPGKPLVEAVEELTTRIYTDFAYKSGATNVSTRVGTVMERREGVCQDFARVAIACLRSKGLAARYVSGYLATEPPPGQDRVVGAGATHAWAAVWLPGDAWLPFDPTNNKFVDERHVTVAWGRDYEDVPPLRGVIYTESKGSKIHVSVDVAPLPD is encoded by the coding sequence GTGGGGCTGAGTTTCTCCCGGCGCACCGAGGACTCCCGGACGCGCCGGTACCGCGTGGTGCACGAGACCACCTACAGCTACGACGCGGAGGTCACCTCCAGCTTCGGCCGCTGCTACCTCTCACCGCGGGAGCTGTCCGATCAGCGGGTCGACGAGCACGCCATCACCGTCGGTCCCGAACCGTCGGACCGCTCCGAGGGCGTCGACGCGTACGGCAACACCGACACCTACTTCCACGTGACCACGCCGCACACCCGGCTGCTGGTGCGCGGCGAGTCCGTCGTCGAGGTCGACCCGCTGGACCGCGCGATCACCGACGAGGGACCGGCCCTCGCGCCGTGGGAGCTCGCCCGGCCCGTCGGCGAGGCGGGGGCGCTCGCCGCGCAGTACCGCCTCGACCAGCGGCCGGCCGAGATCGACGACGCCGTGCGCGCCTACGCCGACGCGATCTTCACGCCGGGGAAGCCGCTGGTGGAGGCCGTCGAGGAGCTGACCACGCGGATCTACACAGATTTCGCCTACAAGTCGGGGGCGACGAACGTCTCGACCCGCGTCGGCACCGTCATGGAGCGGCGCGAGGGCGTGTGCCAGGACTTCGCGCGCGTCGCGATCGCCTGCCTGCGGTCCAAGGGCCTGGCCGCGCGGTACGTCTCCGGCTACCTCGCCACCGAGCCGCCGCCCGGTCAGGACCGGGTCGTCGGCGCCGGTGCCACCCACGCCTGGGCGGCCGTGTGGCTGCCCGGCGACGCGTGGCTGCCCTTCGACCCCACCAACAACAAGTTCGTCGACGAGCGGCACGTGACCGTCGCCTGGGGGCGCGATTACGAGGACGTTCCACCCCTGCGCGGCGTCATCTACACCGAATCGAAGGGATCGAAGATCCATGTCTCCGTGGACGTCGCGCCCCTGCCCGACTGA
- a CDS encoding replication-associated recombination protein A, which translates to MTGSLFGDDGDLGAPPEAPPSRGPVEFVPTHAGTPLAVRMRPRDLDEVLGQEHLLGPGTPLRRLIDGAGAASVILYGPPGTGKTTIASLISGATGRRFEALSALSAGVKDVRAVIELARRRLLVDEQTVLFIDEVHRFSKAQQDALLAAVENRVVLLVAATTENPSFSVVSPLLSRSLILQLRPLEPSHISELIDRALSDPRGYDGALTIADEAREHLVRLAGGDARRSLTALEAAADVTLGEGGNEITLEAVESSIDTAAVRYDRAGDQHYDVISAFIKSIRGSDVDAALHYLARMISAGEDPRFIARRLVVHASEDIGMADPQALLVATAAAQAVQLIGMPEARLALAQATIHLASAPKSDGVVAAIGAAMGDVAAGKAGAVPPHLRDGHYAGAEKLGNAQGYVYPHHVPGGVAAQQYPPDDLVGVDYYTPTDHGFEREIGPRVTRLRGILRRR; encoded by the coding sequence GTGACCGGTTCCCTGTTCGGCGACGACGGGGACCTCGGAGCGCCACCCGAAGCACCCCCGTCCCGGGGACCGGTCGAGTTCGTCCCCACCCACGCGGGCACCCCGCTCGCGGTCCGCATGCGGCCCCGCGACCTCGACGAGGTGCTCGGTCAGGAGCACCTGCTCGGCCCCGGGACGCCGCTGCGCCGCCTCATCGACGGTGCCGGCGCGGCCAGCGTGATCCTCTACGGCCCGCCCGGCACCGGGAAGACGACCATCGCCTCGCTGATCTCGGGCGCGACGGGGCGCCGGTTCGAGGCGCTCTCCGCGCTCTCGGCGGGCGTCAAGGACGTGCGCGCCGTCATCGAACTGGCGCGCCGCCGCCTCCTCGTCGACGAGCAGACGGTGCTGTTCATCGACGAGGTGCACCGGTTCTCCAAGGCGCAGCAGGACGCGCTGCTCGCCGCGGTCGAGAACCGGGTCGTGCTGCTCGTCGCGGCCACCACCGAGAATCCCAGCTTCTCCGTGGTCTCGCCGCTGCTCTCGCGCTCGCTCATCCTCCAGCTACGGCCCCTGGAGCCGTCGCACATCTCGGAGCTCATCGACCGCGCCTTGTCGGACCCGCGGGGCTACGACGGTGCGCTGACCATCGCCGACGAGGCCCGCGAGCACCTCGTGCGCCTCGCCGGCGGCGACGCCCGGCGCTCGCTCACCGCCCTGGAGGCCGCCGCCGACGTCACCCTGGGGGAGGGCGGCAACGAGATCACCCTCGAGGCCGTCGAGTCCAGCATCGACACCGCCGCCGTCCGCTACGACCGCGCGGGTGACCAGCACTACGACGTCATCAGTGCCTTCATCAAGTCGATCCGCGGCTCCGACGTCGACGCGGCGCTGCACTACCTGGCCCGCATGATCTCGGCGGGCGAGGACCCGCGGTTCATCGCCCGCCGGCTCGTGGTGCACGCCTCGGAGGACATCGGCATGGCCGACCCGCAGGCGCTGCTCGTCGCCACCGCTGCCGCGCAGGCCGTGCAACTCATCGGCATGCCCGAGGCGAGACTCGCGCTGGCACAGGCGACGATCCACCTCGCCTCGGCACCCAAGTCCGACGGGGTCGTCGCCGCGATCGGCGCCGCCATGGGCGACGTGGCCGCGGGCAAGGCCGGCGCCGTGCCGCCGCACCTGCGCGACGGTCACTACGCCGGCGCGGAGAAGCTCGGCAACGCCCAGGGCTACGTGTACCCGCACCACGTCCCCGGCGGCGTCGCCGCGCAGCAGTACCCGCCCGACGACCTGGTGGGCGTCGACTACTACACCCCCACCGACCACGGCTTCGAACGCGAGATCGGCCCGCGGGTGACGCGGCTGCGCGGGATACTCAGGCGGAGGTAG
- a CDS encoding circularly permuted type 2 ATP-grasp protein yields the protein MSIDALRDLDAAGLRRLSARVRGLIDDEGITYNALDALPGVHDPAIPGAATEPGPWRLDPLPVLLGAEEWDALARGVAQRSLLLDAVLKDFYGEQRTLRTGTVPPELLFAHPGFIRRAVGVPSPGPRSLFLHGVDLGEAAGDEVSGYVAVADRTQAPSGVGYALADRRVTSRALPRELRSETPRPVASFAAALRVQLVEAAPPGVDDPTVVVLSPGSFSETAFDQAYLASVLGFPLVEASDLTVRDGGVFMRSLGRMKRVHVILRRVDSEFSDPLDLRTDSQLGVVGLVEMMTRGAVTVVNTLGSGVLENPALHAYLPQLCRDLLDEDLLLPSTPTLHAATPAGRAAVDGPLDDRLVLNFATGERFAGGALTADRADDLRQRIAADPTVWCIKTLVPFTGRPAVERGTVTERGFALRAFALAQESGYTVLPGGLGQVLVDGADAALLHSSAARDVWVPSSEDLRAPARVATAPRSGRIGASASGPVATPRVLSDQFWIGRYAERAEATVRMLSMAHDRSREFRHRPWQAGADVLQPLLDAVVAATVTEELGPIVVEGTEQTDVLARLRRLTLDVDVPGSVAHSGVRLRACLRAVRDQMSTDTWLVLSGAERSLGRLAADRDDAGEQLDQTLGEVLVSLLAFAGLGRESLVQDPAWLMMDAGRRIERALQLTAVTRAMVVPENPAEIEAGLLDAYLVTCESAVTYRRRHRAVLRAGAAVDLMFLDATNPRSLVSALTALSADLAQLPDELRSATCERTVGEVLAQLGRFDLDDAETIVDGRRSEIEVLLDAVDEGVRDVSDVLERTRFAPPAAARPIWVGVQSWG from the coding sequence GTGAGCATCGACGCGCTCCGCGACCTCGACGCGGCCGGCCTGCGCCGGCTGTCGGCGCGGGTCCGCGGCCTCATCGACGACGAGGGCATCACCTACAACGCCCTCGACGCGCTGCCCGGCGTCCACGATCCGGCGATTCCCGGCGCCGCGACCGAGCCGGGGCCGTGGCGCCTCGACCCGTTGCCCGTCCTCCTCGGTGCGGAGGAGTGGGACGCCCTCGCGCGCGGCGTCGCGCAGCGCTCCCTGCTGCTCGACGCGGTGCTCAAGGACTTCTACGGCGAACAACGCACCCTCCGCACCGGCACCGTCCCGCCCGAGCTGCTGTTCGCGCATCCCGGCTTCATCCGGCGGGCCGTCGGCGTCCCGTCGCCCGGGCCGCGTTCGCTGTTCCTGCACGGCGTCGACCTCGGCGAGGCCGCCGGCGACGAGGTGAGCGGGTACGTCGCGGTCGCCGACCGCACCCAGGCCCCCTCGGGCGTCGGCTACGCACTCGCCGACCGCCGGGTGACCTCCCGCGCTCTGCCGCGCGAGCTCCGGTCCGAGACCCCGCGGCCCGTCGCCTCGTTCGCGGCGGCGCTGCGCGTCCAGCTGGTCGAGGCCGCCCCGCCCGGCGTGGACGATCCGACCGTCGTCGTCCTCAGCCCGGGCTCGTTCTCCGAGACCGCCTTCGACCAGGCCTACCTGGCCTCGGTCCTCGGCTTCCCGCTCGTCGAGGCGTCCGACCTGACGGTGCGCGACGGAGGCGTGTTCATGCGTTCGCTCGGCCGGATGAAGCGCGTCCACGTGATCCTGCGCCGCGTCGACTCCGAGTTCTCCGACCCGCTGGACCTGCGCACCGACTCGCAGCTCGGCGTCGTCGGCCTGGTGGAGATGATGACCCGCGGGGCCGTCACCGTCGTCAACACGCTCGGCTCGGGCGTCCTCGAGAACCCGGCCCTGCACGCCTACCTGCCGCAGCTGTGCCGCGACCTGCTCGACGAGGACCTGCTGCTGCCGTCCACGCCGACCCTGCACGCCGCGACCCCGGCCGGACGCGCCGCCGTCGACGGCCCGCTCGACGACCGGCTCGTCCTCAACTTCGCCACGGGGGAGCGCTTCGCCGGCGGGGCGCTCACCGCCGACCGGGCCGACGACCTGCGGCAGCGGATCGCCGCCGACCCGACGGTCTGGTGCATCAAGACGCTCGTGCCGTTCACCGGCCGGCCCGCCGTCGAGCGCGGCACCGTGACGGAACGGGGCTTCGCCCTGCGCGCCTTCGCGCTCGCGCAGGAGTCCGGGTACACGGTCCTGCCGGGCGGGCTCGGCCAGGTGCTCGTCGACGGTGCGGACGCCGCGCTGCTGCACTCGTCGGCCGCTCGCGACGTGTGGGTGCCCTCGTCGGAGGACCTGCGCGCCCCCGCCCGGGTGGCGACCGCGCCCCGGTCGGGCCGGATCGGCGCCTCCGCCAGCGGCCCCGTGGCGACGCCCCGCGTGCTCTCGGACCAGTTCTGGATCGGCCGGTACGCGGAGCGCGCCGAGGCGACCGTGCGGATGCTGTCGATGGCGCACGACCGGAGCCGCGAGTTCCGGCACCGCCCGTGGCAGGCGGGGGCCGACGTGCTGCAGCCGCTGCTCGACGCGGTGGTCGCGGCCACCGTGACCGAGGAGCTGGGGCCGATCGTCGTGGAGGGCACCGAGCAGACCGACGTGCTCGCGCGGTTGCGCCGCCTCACCCTCGATGTGGACGTGCCGGGCAGCGTCGCGCACTCCGGCGTGCGCCTGCGGGCGTGCCTGCGGGCCGTCCGCGACCAGATGTCCACCGATACCTGGCTGGTGCTCAGCGGCGCCGAACGCTCGCTCGGGCGGCTCGCCGCCGACCGCGACGACGCGGGGGAGCAGCTCGACCAGACCCTCGGGGAGGTCCTGGTCTCGCTGCTGGCGTTCGCCGGCCTCGGCCGGGAGTCGCTGGTGCAGGACCCGGCGTGGCTCATGATGGACGCCGGCCGCAGGATCGAGCGCGCGCTGCAGCTCACCGCGGTGACCCGCGCGATGGTGGTTCCCGAGAATCCCGCCGAGATCGAGGCGGGCCTCCTCGACGCGTACCTCGTGACCTGCGAGTCCGCCGTCACCTACCGGCGTCGGCACCGTGCCGTGCTTCGCGCGGGCGCCGCCGTCGACCTGATGTTCCTCGACGCGACGAATCCGCGCTCGCTCGTCTCCGCGCTCACGGCACTCTCCGCCGACCTGGCGCAGCTGCCCGACGAACTGCGCAGCGCGACCTGCGAGCGCACCGTCGGTGAGGTCCTCGCGCAGCTGGGACGGTTCGACCTCGACGACGCGGAGACGATCGTCGACGGGCGCCGTTCGGAGATCGAGGTGCTGCTGGACGCCGTCGACGAGGGCGTGCGAGACGTGTCGGACGTGCTGGAGCGGACCCGCTTCGCGCCGCCCGCGGCGGCCCGTCCGATCTGGGTGGGGGTGCAGTCGTGGGGCTGA
- a CDS encoding endolytic transglycosylase MltG, with the protein MSDGWNNERADPVAIGGQRTTRAERRRAAQRERIKRRRRVALLSLIVVFLVVIGGVLWTVRGSLFGGGSAPEDYASGQAGPEVVVHIVGQNNSDFAQNLVDAGVVKSVGAFNQAAGDKPISAGYYELRKSLPASEVVTMLVDPARSHRVGMLNVSAGAVLDDKRSKDNKVAQGIFSQLSAATAHTVDGVKKQTPKADFVRVASSASVADLGIPEWAAATVTRLKGDHRRIEGLIAPGIWDQIDPSGTPIGILKQLITASAKQYEAQGLLTASRTSPAKLAPYQVLVSASIVEREVNQADDYPKVARVILNRLAKDQKLEMDSTVNYGEAVTGIDVAGEKLLKKTEWNTYAKTGLPATPIGAVGTDALVATENPAPGPWLYFVTVDNKGTTLFTDDFAQHERNRQKACDTKFLTVGCGP; encoded by the coding sequence GTGAGCGACGGGTGGAACAACGAGCGCGCCGATCCGGTGGCGATCGGCGGGCAGCGCACCACCCGCGCGGAGCGGCGACGCGCCGCGCAGCGGGAGCGGATCAAGCGCCGGCGCCGGGTGGCTCTGCTGTCGCTGATCGTGGTCTTCCTGGTCGTCATCGGCGGCGTGCTGTGGACGGTGCGCGGCTCCCTGTTCGGCGGCGGCTCCGCGCCCGAGGACTACGCCTCCGGCCAGGCGGGCCCCGAGGTCGTGGTCCACATCGTCGGCCAGAACAATTCCGACTTCGCGCAGAACCTCGTGGATGCGGGCGTGGTGAAGTCCGTGGGCGCGTTCAATCAGGCCGCGGGTGACAAGCCGATCTCCGCGGGCTACTACGAGCTGCGCAAGTCGCTGCCCGCGTCGGAGGTCGTCACCATGCTGGTGGACCCGGCGCGCTCGCACCGCGTGGGCATGCTCAACGTCTCGGCCGGCGCGGTCCTCGACGACAAGCGCAGCAAGGACAACAAGGTCGCCCAGGGCATCTTCAGCCAGCTCTCCGCCGCGACCGCGCACACCGTCGACGGTGTGAAGAAGCAGACCCCGAAGGCCGACTTCGTCCGGGTCGCCTCCAGCGCGAGCGTCGCCGACCTGGGCATCCCCGAGTGGGCCGCCGCCACCGTCACCCGGCTCAAGGGCGACCACCGCCGCATCGAGGGGCTCATCGCGCCGGGCATCTGGGACCAGATCGACCCGTCGGGCACGCCCATCGGCATCCTCAAGCAGCTCATCACGGCGTCGGCGAAGCAGTACGAGGCGCAGGGCCTGCTGACCGCGAGCCGCACGTCGCCGGCGAAGCTCGCGCCGTATCAGGTGCTGGTGTCGGCGTCGATCGTGGAGCGCGAGGTCAACCAGGCCGACGACTACCCGAAGGTCGCCCGCGTGATCCTCAACCGGCTCGCCAAGGACCAGAAGCTGGAGATGGACTCGACGGTCAACTACGGCGAGGCCGTCACCGGCATCGACGTCGCCGGCGAGAAGCTGCTCAAGAAGACCGAGTGGAACACCTACGCCAAGACGGGCCTGCCCGCGACGCCCATCGGCGCCGTCGGCACGGATGCGTTGGTCGCCACCGAGAACCCGGCCCCCGGTCCGTGGCTGTACTTCGTCACCGTCGACAACAAGGGCACCACGCTGTTCACCGACGACTTCGCGCAGCACGAGCGCAACCGGCAGAAGGCGTGCGACACCAAGTTCCTGACGGTGGGCTGCGGGCCGTGA